DNA sequence from the Prolixibacter sp. SD074 genome:
GCCCCTTTAGGGAAGCTCCGGGGCATCGGAGGGAGGGGTGAAACGGAAGGCCCGATTACAATCTGTAAGCTTCAAACTTTGCCGTGGCACTTTTCGGACAGCCTCTTCAACCGGAATTTCCGCTAAGCTATTCTATTGAATGGGGAGGTAAATCTCTGTTTTCAGTTTTTCCGGTTCCGTTCGGGCCGGGTCGTTGTCATACTTTTCAAATACCGGAAGATCCCGTAATTCAGATCCGCTGGCAGGCAGCCATTCCGAAAAAATCGTGTCATACACCATTCCCAAATTGCTGTATGGCCCCTGGTAGGAAAATACGGCGTATTTACCGCCGGGTATCACCTTCACATCGATTTCGCCTTTCGGCTGAACAGGCTTTTTGATTACCAGGCAAACATCCGATCGCAGTTTGCTGCTTTCCGTCACTTTAGGGTCATCGTAATATACACCAATATGCTCAATACCCGCGGAAAACAGCTTTTGCTCCTTTACAAAAGGATGTCATCCCTCCGGAGGGATGACATCCTTATTCCTTCCAATTCAATAATTTCTCCTGCTTGTTAAATAATTTTGATTAACTATTCTCTGTGGACGTAGTCGATGATGTATATCGCGTACGAATTTTAATGTTTAACGAGTTGACGAGCTCGGCAACATTGGCTGTCAGTGCACCGTAAACCGCATTATTGGCTTTATTCATGGCAGTCAGATAGTCGATCATGTCGTTTATTATCGCCAATGTTTCACGCTTGATATTCGACGGTGCGATCACTTCCGGTTTTTCTGATTCGAGTTTGGCCGATTGCTGGTAAACGTCGCTCAAGTGTCCCTGCTCGCTTCGGAGGTCAGCCACCAGCTCGGTTAAATTAAGCGTAGTGATAGCCTGTACTGCTTCTTCGCTGGTAAATGACTCAAGGATGGATTCGAGCATAGCGCTCTCATTTTCGATACTCAGGCGGGGAATATCCTCGTCATGCGATTTAACAATGGTAAGTATCCGTCCGGCGGCTCCTGCTGTTGGTTCTTTGTCCCAGCGCAGATACCCCTTTAGAAAATACATCAAAGCAGAAAACAAAGCATCCCTGCGGGCGTCGGAGGCATCTAATTCGTCTTTCAGTTCTTTTCCTCGTTTTGTCCCTATCCCTTTCACCATTGTGGCTGCATTTGTTTTTAGCAGTGTGTTTTTAGTGGTCAGATAGTCGTCTGTTAGTGCAGCGTTTTGCGTTGCAATAGCTACATTCTTGGCGATATCAGCTGTTTCGGCTACTAAGGCCGACGATGATAAATGATTCATTTTATCCATGAAAGTTATTTTTGAATAGCAGGAGTGTTAGTTGATAATTGCTTGTCGATGTAGAATTGTAAATTGGTATGGAAGAATTGATTTCCGGTAAAGTATAGATCGTATTCATTGGTCTGGTTAATTGATGTTGACGATTAAATTTAAATATTTTTTGTAAAAATAATAGTAGTCATGTCTAATTTATTTTGGATAAAAATAAAAGGACAAGATGAAGCGTGGTCAATCGTATTATTTAGGCGAAAGGCGAAACACATCCGCCCGGCGATCTCCTAATTAGGCGAAAGGCGAAACATGTCCGCATGGGCGATCTCCTAATTAGGCGAAAAGCAAAACATGTCCGCATGGGCAATCTCCTAATTAGGCGAAAGGCAAAACATGTCCGCTCGGCGATCTCCTGGTTAGGCGAAAGGCAAAACATGTCCGCTCGGCGATCTCCTGGTTAGGCGAAAGGCAAAACATGTCCGCTCGGCGATCTCCTAATTAGGCGAAAGGCGAAACACGTTCGCTCAGCCATTTTCTATTTAGAAAAACGCCGAAACACTTTCGCTGAGCTTTTTCGGTCCGGAATAAATGGCAAAGTACATCTGCTTTAGGCTGGTTCTGTTTCGATTGAGTTGTAAATTGGTTAAATTGGTGTGGAAATCGCAGAAATGGTGGAGATGTTTGCTTTTTATAGTTGAACCCTTTCAGGGTTCGGGGCTGCGGGTTGAGGTTACACCTGTGGCCACAGGCTGCACGTCAGGCCACAGGTTACACCTGTGGTTACTGAGCTTCAACCACTCCGTGGTTTTGGGCTGTTGGTCATGGAGTTTTTGGGGCGTGTGCTTTGGGACAGAGGTTGCACCTGCGGGGCACAGGCTGCACTTCCGGGGCACAGGCTGCACGTCAGGCCACAGGTTGCACCTCCGGGCCACAGGTTGCACCTGCGGTTACTGAGCTTCAACCACTCCGTGGTTTTCAGCAGTTGGCACTTCGAAAGTGCGAGGAAGCCAGATAACCCTGTACGCAGTGCATGGGGTGACAACAACTAAACCAGCCGGCAGGTGGAGCGGCACCCTGCCAGTCGTGTAATCCCGGGATTGAAGCTTAGTAACCATGTATACGATGCATGGCGTTGAACACAAACTAAAACCAGGACCCTGAAAGGGTTCAACTAAACCGATATGATATGAGTACATATACCCAAATCCTTTACCAAATCGTCTTTTCGACCAAGTTTCGCGAGCCGACCATGGCTCAGGATGGCCAGCAAAGACTCTATCAGTTCATCGCTGGTATACTGAAGACTAAAAAGTGTCATTTGTATCAGATAAACGGTGTTGAGAATCATCTGCACATTATAACGGATATTCATCCGATGTTGGGACCTGCCCAGTTGGTAAAGGATATCAAGTTAGCAACGACGGCTTTTCTGAAAGAGACAGAGATATTCCCGTCTTTTCGGGGGTGGCAATGTGGTTACGGAGCTTTTACGTATTCAATCACGGCGAAAGAGCGCTTGATAGCTTATGTGAAAAATCAGAAAGAGCATCACCGGGTGAAGAATTTCCGGTAGGAATATATCCAGTTGCTGAAAGAGCACGGGATTGACTATGACGAACGTTATGTGTTTGCTGATAGTTGAACCCTTTCAGGGTTCGGGGCTGCGGGCAGAGGTTGCACCTCAGGGCCACAGGTTGCACGTCAGGCCACAGGTTGCACGTCAGGCCACAGGTTACACCTGTGGTTACTGAGCTTCAACCACTCCGTGGTTTTGGGCTGTTGGTCATGGAGTTTTTTGGGCGTTTGCTTTGGGACAGAGGTTGCACCTGCGGGGCACAGGCTGCACGTCAGGCCACAGGTTGCACCTCCGGGGCACAGGCTGCACCTGCGGGGCACAGGCTGCACCTCTGACCACAGGTTGCACCTGCGGTTACTGAGCTTCAACCACTCCGTGGTTTTGGGCTGTTGGTCATGGAGTTTTTGGGGCGTGTGCTTTGGGACAGAGGTTGCACCTGCGGTTACTGAGCTTCAACCACTCCGTGGTTTTGGGCTGTTGGTCATGGAGTTTTTTGGGCGTTTGCTTTGGGACAGAGGTTGCACTTCCGGGGCACAGGCTGCACCCCTGGCCACAGGTTGCACCTGCGGTTACTGAGCTTCAACCACTCCGTGGTTTTGGGTTGTTGGTCATGGAGTTTTTTGGGCGTTTGCTTTGGGACAGAGGTTGCACCTGCGGGGCACAGGCTGCACGTCAGGCCACAGGTTGCACCTGCGGTTACTGAGCTTCAACCACTCCGTGGTTTTGGGCTGTTGGTAAAAAAACTGCGTAAAGGCCAGCTGCGTTATCTTTATGTAAGGATTGCTTTTGCGGCGAAACCTTTCCGCCCCCCTTTTGTTGGCAGGTATTACAATGACGCGTCATTCGGGAATCCCGGTTAATGACCGTTTGTATAAATCACTAAAAAGACGACTAATATGAAATGGAGAAATTGGATTCTGACAATGCTAATAATATGGCCGCTGATGGCCATGGCGCAACCCGACAAGATAAAGCCGCTGGATGCGATGCTAACCGATTACCGGTATCCCTATCCGGTTTCGTACCTCGATCTGCACATCCAGAACCAGGATTTGAAGATGGCGTACATGGATGTAATGCCGGCCAATTACAACCATAAAAATATCATGTTGCTGCATGGC
Encoded proteins:
- a CDS encoding DUF6261 family protein; the protein is MDKMNHLSSSALVAETADIAKNVAIATQNAALTDDYLTTKNTLLKTNAATMVKGIGTKRGKELKDELDASDARRDALFSALMYFLKGYLRWDKEPTAGAAGRILTIVKSHDEDIPRLSIENESAMLESILESFTSEEAVQAITTLNLTELVADLRSEQGHLSDVYQQSAKLESEKPEVIAPSNIKRETLAIINDMIDYLTAMNKANNAVYGALTANVAELVNSLNIKIRTRYTSSTTSTENS
- a CDS encoding transposase, producing MSTYTQILYQIVFSTKFREPTMAQDGQQRLYQFIAGILKTKKCHLYQINGVENHLHIITDIHPMLGPAQLVKDIKLATTAFLKETEIFPSFRGWQCGYGAFTYSITAKERLIAYVKNQKEHHRVKNFR